The proteins below come from a single Chitinophaga pinensis DSM 2588 genomic window:
- a CDS encoding PorP/SprF family type IX secretion system membrane protein — MRNILSIILVLPFLIFIGNTATAQTDPHFSQYYVYPSWLNPALTGAFDGQYRISAIYRNQWGNISDPFTTYGVAADFTTNKQFNFGASVLNQKAGDGGYNYTTAYGSASYTGVRFGAEGYHRVVFGLQFGMIQRKFDASKLTFGDQWNPITGYNPGTPSADGFSRTSSTSFDAGAGVLYYDAEPGKKYNIFGGFSVSHLTRPTDQFSVSGDARFPMRFTGHAGVKLAVTDAISVTPNVLYLRQGNAEEKMAGAYGQLFVNPITDVLLGVNYRFKDAVSTHAGFTYKSFTLGVSYDINTSELSKMARGSNSFELSLTFIGRKLFRSQEVEFVCPRL, encoded by the coding sequence ATGAGAAATATACTATCTATCATCCTGGTATTGCCCTTTCTGATCTTCATAGGGAATACAGCAACAGCACAGACAGATCCGCATTTTTCCCAGTACTATGTGTATCCGTCATGGCTTAACCCGGCGCTGACCGGTGCATTTGATGGCCAGTACCGCATTAGCGCCATCTATCGTAATCAATGGGGAAACATCAGCGATCCGTTTACAACGTATGGTGTTGCTGCCGATTTCACTACCAACAAACAGTTCAATTTCGGTGCGAGTGTACTGAATCAGAAAGCAGGCGATGGTGGTTATAACTACACAACTGCTTACGGAAGCGCTTCCTACACAGGTGTACGCTTTGGCGCTGAAGGGTATCATCGCGTGGTGTTCGGCTTGCAGTTCGGTATGATCCAGCGTAAGTTTGATGCCTCCAAACTGACTTTCGGCGATCAGTGGAATCCTATTACCGGTTACAATCCGGGTACGCCAAGTGCGGATGGTTTCAGCAGAACGTCTTCCACTTCTTTTGATGCAGGAGCAGGCGTGTTGTATTACGATGCGGAACCAGGAAAGAAGTATAACATTTTTGGCGGTTTCTCCGTATCGCACCTGACACGTCCGACTGATCAGTTCAGCGTTAGTGGTGATGCACGCTTCCCTATGCGTTTTACAGGTCACGCAGGTGTGAAACTAGCTGTGACGGATGCCATCAGCGTAACGCCTAACGTTCTGTACCTGAGACAGGGTAATGCAGAAGAGAAAATGGCGGGTGCTTACGGACAGTTATTTGTAAATCCGATCACAGACGTATTGCTGGGTGTCAACTACAGGTTCAAAGATGCGGTATCCACACACGCCGGTTTTACTTACAAGAGTTTTACACTGGGTGTAAGTTATGATATCAATACCTCTGAACTGAGCAAGATGGCAAGAGGCTCCAACAGCTTTGAACTGTCGCTCACCTTCATTGGCAGAAAGCTTTTCAGATCACAGGAAGTGGAGTTTGTTTGTCCGCGTCTCTAA
- a CDS encoding OmpA family protein translates to MKRIFLTIAMFSAVAISKAQVAYNYLRAADYYYKNAEYSSAAPYYEKYLAGARKIVSDAAYRPYNTQASAKKSLATVSSEQQAIYKLAESYRLLHDYSKAVPWYAEATEFDKTAFPLAGYHYAVALRALGRHELAEKAFTDFLTYYTVEDNYRATAQRELQNLRFVIAEMAKPDLNLYKVEKAPTVINPVGANYAPVWYKENVLVFTSTRPDKDVKGHAFVNRLYSADYTTGQPDTVRHLDIPQPKDVDQGVMALTPDGNTLFLTRWTVKQGKKSAAIYSSKKTGDTWTEPVILDTVLNVPGFSAQQPFVTPDGKRLIYASDRPGGAGAFDLWEAELNGEGTPFFTKNLGPVVNTPWNEEAPYYHAASGLLVFSTDGRVGMGGFDFFYSKDSAGAWSAPVNFGYPVNSVKDDMYFTSKGSKENILESVWLSSDRDAACCLELFSLKKVVPPPPPPPPAPKPEPQIIALEPPTTDGPIVLENVYYDFNESYLQPASFPSLDRLVAMLKKYPKIVIELSAHTDSKGSNDLNEKLSDARAKSCVDYLVSQGIESTRLQAKGYAASHPVAPNTNKDGSDNPEGRARNRRTEFKILSRE, encoded by the coding sequence ATGAAACGTATTTTTCTTACCATAGCAATGTTTTCAGCAGTAGCCATCAGCAAGGCACAGGTAGCCTACAACTACCTGAGAGCTGCTGACTATTACTACAAGAATGCAGAATATAGTTCTGCTGCACCTTATTATGAAAAATACCTGGCAGGCGCCAGGAAGATTGTAAGCGACGCAGCATACAGACCTTATAATACACAAGCCTCTGCAAAGAAGTCGCTGGCAACGGTGAGCAGTGAACAGCAGGCTATTTACAAACTGGCAGAAAGCTACCGCCTCCTGCACGATTACAGCAAGGCTGTACCCTGGTATGCAGAAGCCACTGAGTTTGATAAAACAGCTTTTCCGTTGGCAGGTTATCACTATGCGGTCGCACTCCGTGCCCTGGGAAGACATGAGCTGGCAGAGAAAGCATTTACTGATTTCCTGACTTATTATACTGTAGAAGATAATTACCGCGCTACCGCACAGCGTGAATTGCAGAATCTGCGTTTTGTAATCGCTGAAATGGCTAAACCTGATCTGAACCTGTATAAGGTAGAGAAGGCGCCTACAGTGATCAATCCTGTAGGAGCCAACTACGCGCCGGTATGGTATAAAGAAAATGTACTGGTATTCACTTCTACCAGACCAGATAAGGATGTAAAAGGACATGCCTTCGTAAACCGTCTGTATAGCGCGGATTATACAACAGGACAGCCTGATACTGTCCGCCATCTGGACATCCCACAACCTAAAGATGTGGACCAGGGTGTGATGGCCCTGACGCCTGATGGGAATACATTATTCCTGACCCGCTGGACAGTAAAGCAGGGTAAGAAAAGTGCGGCTATTTACAGCAGCAAGAAAACAGGCGATACCTGGACTGAGCCTGTTATACTTGATACTGTGCTTAACGTGCCCGGGTTCAGCGCACAGCAGCCTTTTGTAACTCCTGATGGCAAGCGCCTGATCTATGCGAGTGACAGACCCGGCGGCGCGGGCGCATTTGATCTCTGGGAAGCAGAGCTGAATGGAGAAGGCACGCCTTTCTTTACAAAGAACCTGGGACCAGTTGTGAACACCCCATGGAATGAAGAAGCGCCCTATTACCATGCAGCTTCCGGTTTACTGGTATTCTCTACTGATGGTCGTGTGGGTATGGGTGGATTTGATTTCTTCTATTCAAAAGATTCAGCAGGTGCATGGTCCGCACCAGTGAATTTTGGTTATCCGGTGAATTCTGTCAAGGATGATATGTACTTCACCAGTAAGGGCAGTAAAGAAAATATTCTGGAATCGGTATGGCTGTCTTCTGACAGAGATGCTGCCTGCTGCCTGGAACTGTTTTCACTGAAGAAGGTAGTACCACCGCCGCCGCCACCTCCACCAGCACCAAAGCCCGAACCACAGATTATTGCACTGGAGCCGCCAACAACCGATGGACCTATTGTGCTTGAAAATGTGTACTACGACTTCAACGAGTCTTATCTGCAACCTGCTTCTTTCCCTTCACTGGACAGACTGGTAGCAATGCTGAAGAAGTATCCTAAGATCGTGATCGAGCTGAGTGCGCATACGGATAGTAAAGGTTCAAATGACCTGAACGAAAAATTATCTGATGCACGTGCGAAGAGCTGTGTAGACTACCTGGTAAGTCAGGGTATTGAAAGTACCCGTCTGCAGGCAAAAGGATACGCTGCTTCCCATCCGGTAGCACCAAACACCAATAAGGATGGTTCTGATAATCCTGAAGGCCGTGCGCGTAACCGTAGAACGGAATTCAAGATTCTCAGCCGCGAATAA
- a CDS encoding type IX secretion system membrane protein PorP/SprF yields the protein MKRKPLLLLLLVVLSQGLHAQQQPHYTQYILNPFIINPAVAGIENYWDVKASHRHQWTGLNGAPVTTYLTVHGPLRKSDYPVASVTGLTPPGDNPRGRAYWQEYTTPPAHAGVGMTILNDKTGPLNRFSISATYAHHIPLSTRLSVSGGISVGMQSVSVDAAKLQFQQPGDPVVASSALLNKWRPEVNAGLLLYGPDFYLGAAAQNIVPQEVAYDNGKVVGDSLYRGKLVPHLFFSGGYRLWLSEDFTMLPSVMVRLVTAAPVSYDVNAKFMYRDRMWVGTSYRVKDGFAAMVGVNISSTINIGYAYDYTTSSLNAVSKGTHEILIGFLIGNRYGDLCPRNNF from the coding sequence ATGAAAAGAAAACCATTGTTGCTGCTGTTGCTGGTAGTCTTATCGCAGGGCTTACATGCACAACAACAGCCGCACTATACACAGTATATCCTGAATCCTTTCATTATCAACCCCGCAGTGGCTGGTATTGAAAACTACTGGGATGTAAAGGCAAGTCACCGTCATCAGTGGACAGGACTGAACGGAGCGCCGGTGACGACTTACCTGACAGTGCATGGTCCGCTTCGCAAAAGCGATTACCCTGTGGCCAGTGTAACCGGTTTAACCCCTCCGGGAGATAATCCCAGGGGGCGGGCGTACTGGCAGGAGTACACCACTCCGCCGGCACATGCGGGTGTAGGCATGACCATCTTAAATGATAAGACAGGCCCGTTGAACAGGTTCTCCATCAGTGCAACATATGCACATCATATTCCACTGTCAACAAGACTTAGCGTTAGCGGAGGTATCTCTGTAGGTATGCAGTCTGTATCTGTAGATGCAGCTAAGTTACAGTTCCAGCAACCAGGCGACCCGGTAGTAGCATCGAGTGCACTGCTGAATAAATGGAGACCTGAAGTGAATGCAGGACTATTGTTGTACGGCCCGGATTTTTATTTAGGTGCGGCCGCCCAGAATATCGTTCCCCAGGAGGTTGCTTATGATAATGGTAAAGTAGTGGGCGATTCTCTTTACAGAGGGAAGCTGGTGCCGCACCTGTTTTTCTCAGGTGGTTACAGATTATGGCTGAGCGAAGATTTTACCATGCTGCCATCTGTGATGGTCAGACTGGTAACCGCAGCGCCGGTAAGCTATGATGTAAACGCAAAATTCATGTATCGTGACCGCATGTGGGTAGGAACTTCTTATCGTGTGAAAGATGGTTTTGCTGCTATGGTGGGCGTGAATATCAGTTCCACTATTAATATCGGCTATGCCTACGATTACACAACCTCTTCCCTGAATGCAGTCAGCAAGGGCACACATGAGATACTGATCGGTTTCCTGATTGGTAACCGCTACGGCGACCTGTGTCCCCGGAATAATTTCTGA
- a CDS encoding RNA polymerase sigma factor: MNSYCDLTDEELIRLYRSGDDRAFTALVHRHKNRIFTTIMLLVKDRCLAEDIFQDVFIKIINAFNEGHYLDNSRFIAWAVRIAHNCCISHFRKKTAAFAIIYRDEISNQIYHQVESQEQRIITRETHASVQMLIDRLPEAQREALILRYYADLSFKEIAQIVNVGINTALGRVRYAVMNMRKMMERETSPEVV, from the coding sequence ATGAACAGCTATTGTGACCTGACAGATGAAGAACTCATAAGATTGTACAGATCCGGCGACGACCGTGCATTTACGGCACTCGTGCACAGACATAAGAACAGGATCTTTACAACCATCATGCTGTTGGTAAAAGACAGATGTCTGGCGGAAGATATATTCCAGGATGTGTTCATAAAGATCATCAATGCCTTCAATGAAGGTCATTACCTTGACAACAGCCGCTTTATAGCCTGGGCCGTCAGGATTGCCCATAATTGTTGTATCAGCCATTTTCGTAAAAAGACAGCCGCTTTTGCCATTATCTACAGAGATGAAATTTCCAATCAGATATACCACCAGGTTGAAAGTCAGGAACAACGTATTATCACCAGAGAAACGCACGCCTCTGTACAGATGCTCATAGATCGTTTGCCGGAAGCGCAGCGGGAAGCGCTTATTTTAAGATATTATGCCGACCTCTCCTTCAAAGAGATCGCCCAGATCGTTAATGTAGGTATTAATACCGCATTAGGAAGGGTGCGGTATGCCGTCATGAATATGCGTAAAATGATGGAAAGAGAAACAAGCCCTGAAGTCGTATAA
- a CDS encoding outer membrane beta-barrel protein: MKRIFLLICFFCCLQALSAQTTYNVSGTIRDTTGQEMIGANVWLMAGRDTMHTISNETGRFSFQQVRQPIFTIRVSVLGYETWYREFSFQEAGAQIDLPLIKLTMKTSDLKEVVVKGKLSPVIIKEDTVEYRADQYRLRQNAVAEDLLKRLPGMQVDMEGNVQAMGKKITKVRINGKDFMIDDIKTLTRLLPVDLIDKIQLIDDYGDLARATGRKVGEPEKILNIQTKADLEKVYQAQALAGTGNDGRYNAAVLANFFSEKQQLSINGNTNNTTAQVGNTVTSTGNINYRGNYSKAFSMNVGVIGGRTTSEMESLSTVKTVTTEGTLSSVNSSNNNSRNDNYNINVGTEYKPKEGDMLNFNFNVAGNKSLNNSLTSAIQSGLQRKDQITSSSNTNNTPVYLLGLFGTHRFSGLGRILSLGMYANSTSNNNLQDGIDSLRYYNPDSTVAKDSVLHQLLDKQNKNFTANGQLSYVEPLDSVNSLEFRYSLNYSRTENTQDTRWINADGKINRIDSLSNSYIYTQTQHQIELNYRRARNKWDMTFGMRLLPSSLNSSMAGGINRAVVKSNKLVPVFRIQYRLPKQAMVSLSYAGNVIFPNYQQLQPVPDLTNAQFPIIGNPDLRPAFAHSLFFNYRTAGLNTLFVHMSANYTQDKVVTNVSLVKDSFNTVKQETRFLNTDGDYNFRFIYGWSYRIDDGKYNLFVDGNSSYNNNILYMDNVRKTGQNLMINQSFRANMLREWMELTGGVAYTYNRNVYVLQENNITNISTWNFNLNGKVYFLKTFSIAGDLTKQLNSGYSGALTANPMMVNGTIEKLFFKRKLTCRLQGFNLLDETSRLSQTISGNTVVENQNRLLGRYFMFSLQCDLRLFKGAKK; the protein is encoded by the coding sequence ATGAAGAGGATCTTCCTGCTCATTTGTTTTTTTTGCTGCCTGCAGGCATTGTCGGCGCAAACAACATATAACGTGTCAGGTACCATCAGAGACACAACCGGCCAGGAAATGATCGGGGCTAACGTGTGGCTGATGGCCGGACGTGACACGATGCATACTATCAGTAACGAAACCGGCAGATTCTCTTTTCAACAGGTACGTCAGCCTATATTTACCATCCGTGTCAGTGTACTGGGATATGAGACCTGGTACCGGGAATTTTCTTTTCAGGAAGCCGGTGCACAGATCGACCTGCCATTGATTAAACTTACCATGAAGACTAGTGACCTGAAAGAAGTCGTGGTAAAAGGAAAACTCTCTCCCGTCATCATCAAGGAAGATACCGTCGAATATCGGGCAGACCAGTACCGGCTGCGGCAAAATGCAGTAGCGGAAGACCTGTTGAAGCGATTGCCGGGTATGCAGGTGGATATGGAGGGGAACGTACAGGCCATGGGTAAGAAAATTACCAAAGTCAGGATCAACGGGAAGGATTTTATGATAGATGATATTAAAACCCTGACCCGCTTACTCCCGGTTGATCTCATCGATAAGATACAGCTGATAGACGACTATGGAGATCTGGCCAGGGCTACCGGCAGGAAAGTCGGGGAACCGGAGAAGATATTGAACATACAGACCAAAGCAGATCTGGAAAAGGTATATCAGGCACAGGCGCTGGCGGGAACAGGCAATGATGGCCGGTATAATGCTGCCGTACTGGCTAACTTTTTCAGTGAAAAGCAACAACTATCTATCAACGGTAATACCAATAACACAACGGCGCAGGTAGGAAATACAGTTACTTCTACCGGTAACATCAATTACCGGGGTAATTATTCGAAAGCGTTTTCCATGAACGTGGGGGTGATAGGAGGACGTACCACCAGCGAAATGGAATCCCTGAGTACCGTCAAAACGGTCACTACTGAGGGTACATTATCCAGCGTCAACAGTAGCAATAATAACAGCCGGAATGATAATTACAACATCAATGTCGGTACCGAATACAAGCCGAAAGAAGGCGATATGCTGAATTTTAACTTCAATGTAGCAGGCAATAAGAGTTTAAATAACAGTTTAACCAGCGCCATACAAAGTGGATTACAGCGAAAAGATCAGATCACCTCCAGTAGCAATACGAATAATACGCCTGTCTACCTGTTAGGTCTATTTGGTACACATCGCTTTTCCGGATTGGGAAGGATACTCTCACTAGGAATGTATGCCAATTCCACAAGCAATAATAATCTGCAGGATGGTATCGACAGTCTGCGTTATTATAATCCCGATAGTACAGTGGCCAAAGATTCCGTATTGCATCAGCTGCTGGATAAGCAGAATAAGAACTTTACTGCTAACGGACAATTGTCTTATGTAGAACCCCTGGATTCTGTGAATAGTCTTGAGTTCCGTTATTCCCTGAACTATAGCCGTACGGAGAATACACAGGACACCCGGTGGATCAATGCAGACGGAAAAATCAACCGGATAGACTCACTCAGCAATAGCTATATCTATACACAAACACAACATCAGATAGAACTGAACTACCGGCGGGCCAGGAATAAATGGGATATGACCTTCGGTATGCGGTTGCTGCCTTCGAGTCTGAACAGCAGTATGGCGGGGGGAATAAACAGGGCCGTAGTGAAAAGTAACAAGTTGGTGCCCGTGTTCCGCATACAGTACAGATTACCTAAGCAGGCCATGGTTAGTTTATCATATGCAGGTAATGTGATATTTCCGAACTATCAGCAACTACAGCCGGTGCCTGATCTGACTAATGCACAGTTTCCTATTATAGGTAATCCGGATCTGCGACCCGCATTTGCACATTCCCTGTTTTTCAACTATCGGACGGCCGGTCTGAATACCTTGTTTGTACACATGTCCGCCAATTATACACAGGATAAGGTGGTGACAAATGTCTCACTTGTCAAGGATAGCTTTAATACGGTTAAGCAGGAGACCCGTTTTCTGAATACTGATGGCGATTATAACTTCCGCTTTATTTATGGCTGGTCTTACCGGATTGATGATGGTAAATATAACTTGTTTGTAGACGGAAACAGTTCGTACAACAATAATATCCTCTATATGGATAACGTGCGCAAGACAGGACAAAACCTGATGATCAATCAGTCATTCCGGGCAAATATGCTGCGGGAATGGATGGAATTGACGGGAGGTGTTGCCTATACTTACAACCGTAACGTCTATGTATTGCAGGAGAACAATATTACGAATATCAGTACCTGGAATTTTAACCTTAATGGTAAAGTCTATTTCCTGAAAACTTTCAGTATAGCAGGCGATCTTACCAAACAGTTGAATAGCGGGTACAGCGGGGCGCTTACGGCGAATCCGATGATGGTTAACGGAACAATTGAAAAGCTGTTTTTCAAACGGAAGTTAACCTGCCGTTTGCAGGGTTTTAATTTGCTGGACGAGACTTCCAGGTTGTCCCAGACGATCAGCGGAAATACGGTCGTTGAGAACCAGAACAGGTTACTGGGAAGATACTTTATGTTCTCTTTACAGTGTGATCTGCGATTGTTTAAGGGCGCAAAAAAATAA
- a CDS encoding class I fructose-bisphosphate aldolase — MTPEKINGILGDEAQDLLTYKCTKVPKERLHLPSADFLDKHFVFSNRTPQTLRSLAQLYGAGRLGRTGYVSILPIDQGIEHSGGASFAANPMYFDPENIVRLAIEGGCNGVATTYGGLALMSRKYAHKIPFIVKINHNELLTYPNSYEQIMFGTVRDAWNLGAVAVGATIYFGSSDARRQITEVAAAFEEAHSLGMATILWCYLRNDAFKTGGKDYHISADLTGQANHLGVTIQADIIKQKLPENNGGYKALNMGNSSYGKLDERMYTDLATDHPIDLCRYQVLNCYSGRIGLINSGGASSGAGDLKEAVKTAVINKRAGGMGLISGRKAFQRPFEEGVSLLHTIQDVYLSKDIDIA; from the coding sequence ATGACTCCAGAAAAAATCAATGGCATACTCGGGGATGAAGCCCAGGATTTGCTGACTTATAAATGCACCAAAGTACCGAAAGAACGATTACACCTCCCCTCAGCTGATTTTCTTGACAAACATTTTGTGTTTTCTAACCGAACGCCTCAGACATTGAGAAGCCTGGCACAATTATATGGTGCAGGCCGTCTCGGCAGAACGGGATATGTATCAATATTACCTATAGATCAGGGAATCGAACACAGCGGAGGCGCCTCATTTGCTGCCAATCCTATGTATTTTGATCCGGAAAACATCGTCAGACTAGCCATCGAGGGAGGATGTAACGGTGTGGCGACTACTTACGGCGGACTCGCACTTATGTCTCGTAAGTATGCGCATAAAATACCTTTTATCGTTAAGATCAATCACAATGAACTGCTCACCTATCCCAACAGCTATGAGCAGATTATGTTTGGTACCGTAAGAGACGCCTGGAATCTGGGCGCTGTTGCCGTCGGTGCTACTATTTATTTCGGTTCTTCAGACGCCCGGAGGCAGATTACAGAAGTAGCCGCTGCATTTGAAGAAGCACATTCATTGGGTATGGCGACTATCCTCTGGTGTTATCTGCGGAATGACGCCTTCAAAACCGGAGGGAAAGACTATCACATATCAGCAGATCTTACCGGCCAGGCCAATCACCTGGGGGTAACCATACAGGCAGATATCATCAAACAGAAACTGCCTGAAAATAATGGCGGATACAAGGCACTTAATATGGGTAACAGCAGCTATGGTAAACTGGACGAAAGAATGTACACCGATCTGGCTACTGATCACCCGATTGATCTTTGCCGCTACCAGGTATTGAACTGTTATAGTGGTCGTATAGGACTGATCAATTCAGGCGGCGCATCATCCGGCGCAGGAGATCTGAAAGAAGCCGTTAAAACAGCCGTTATCAATAAACGTGCAGGTGGTATGGGACTTATTTCAGGAAGAAAAGCATTCCAGCGTCCGTTTGAAGAAGGCGTATCACTGCTGCACACCATACAGGACGTTTATTTATCAAAGGATATTGATATTGCTTAA
- a CDS encoding peroxiredoxin family protein — protein MKTSVLFLACFLLVCGISELSAQTTPTTTYILPNGKVLPADKLDSLRSAWGPGRLVFSHNAKDDREGVMHLVKITDEMAQKMKEANTKRQQLLNDMVDKPAPGFALRDLNGKKWSLKNLKGKVVVLNFWFVTCPPCIQEMPELNELTKDYQSKEVVFLAMTYNDKEEVTDFLEDHTFDYNLLVDSHDTDQAYNVASWPVSFVIDKEGIVKFVVKGGQATIRQQLTKAIEQVL, from the coding sequence ATGAAGACATCTGTTCTATTCCTTGCCTGCTTTCTTCTCGTTTGTGGTATAAGTGAGCTATCTGCACAAACGACGCCTACTACTACATACATACTGCCAAATGGCAAGGTACTCCCGGCCGACAAACTGGATAGCCTGCGTTCTGCCTGGGGGCCCGGCAGACTCGTATTCAGCCATAACGCAAAAGATGACAGGGAAGGTGTCATGCATCTGGTTAAAATCACGGATGAAATGGCCCAAAAGATGAAGGAAGCAAATACCAAAAGGCAGCAATTACTGAATGATATGGTGGATAAGCCTGCCCCTGGCTTTGCACTCAGAGATCTTAACGGTAAAAAATGGTCATTAAAAAACCTGAAAGGAAAAGTAGTCGTACTAAACTTCTGGTTTGTTACCTGTCCTCCCTGTATACAGGAAATGCCGGAACTCAACGAACTGACCAAAGATTACCAATCGAAAGAAGTAGTATTTCTGGCGATGACTTATAATGATAAAGAAGAAGTGACTGATTTTTTAGAAGACCATACATTTGATTATAACCTGCTAGTCGACTCTCATGACACGGATCAGGCGTATAATGTGGCTTCCTGGCCGGTGAGTTTTGTAATTGATAAAGAAGGAATCGTCAAATTTGTTGTGAAGGGCGGTCAGGCTACGATACGTCAGCAGTTAACAAAGGCAATCGAGCAGGTGTTATAA
- a CDS encoding sensor histidine kinase translates to MNTLPVAFTITHSFMCLHSTFVDAGTGYPLYAIAGIVLLLVTGVVIWRQGRKYHQALQEITSLRCKLNEFDRYLGNITREKDWLIEETHHRVKNNLQMAISLLNTQYTFLADNEARQAVRNTQHRMFAISLVYQKLYQEDALSTIDIPQYISELLDYLKDEYEVAADIDFNLKTVPLKLDVTLAIPFGLIITEAISNIFRHAFTGREDGSVYISMQSNNGRHYKLLIKDNGVGLPVSFDPYADTSMGLMLMTGLSRQVRGTLQICNDNGVTIVLEFLNDGRLPENL, encoded by the coding sequence TTGAACACACTACCCGTCGCCTTCACCATTACTCACAGCTTTATGTGCCTGCATTCCACGTTTGTTGACGCTGGTACCGGATATCCGTTATATGCCATTGCTGGTATTGTATTACTGCTGGTGACTGGTGTTGTGATCTGGCGTCAGGGAAGGAAATATCATCAGGCCCTTCAGGAAATAACATCTTTACGGTGTAAGCTGAATGAGTTTGACCGGTATCTTGGAAATATTACCCGTGAAAAAGACTGGCTGATAGAAGAAACACATCATCGGGTAAAGAATAATCTGCAGATGGCGATTAGTTTGCTGAATACCCAGTATACCTTCCTGGCAGATAACGAAGCTCGTCAGGCAGTCCGTAATACACAACACAGAATGTTTGCTATTTCGCTGGTATACCAGAAACTGTATCAGGAAGATGCATTATCAACAATTGATATTCCCCAGTATATCAGCGAACTATTGGATTATCTTAAAGATGAATATGAAGTAGCTGCCGATATAGACTTCAATCTTAAAACAGTACCTTTAAAGCTCGATGTTACACTCGCTATACCCTTCGGACTCATTATCACAGAAGCCATCAGTAATATTTTCAGACATGCTTTTACCGGCAGGGAAGATGGCAGCGTATACATCTCCATGCAAAGCAATAACGGCAGGCATTATAAATTGCTGATAAAGGATAATGGGGTAGGACTGCCTGTTTCTTTTGATCCTTATGCGGACACCTCTATGGGATTGATGCTGATGACAGGATTAAGCCGGCAGGTGAGGGGAACTTTACAGATCTGCAATGATAACGGCGTTACCATCGTACTGGAATTTCTGAACGATGGCAGGCTGCCGGAGAATTTATAA